A region from the Pseudomonas sp. KU26590 genome encodes:
- a CDS encoding OprD family porin, with translation MTHLRKMSLAVFSTLASVTPVAGFAEEQKEGFIDGSTFNVLSRTFYMNRDSRKGQSTATGNGYSEATAQGFIAKFESGFTQGTFGVGVDAFALMGIKLDTGGGRNGFRSSFDVLPVDNDGEAEDEYTKLGGSVKARAFDTVVNVGDVFPSTPVVSFGDSRVLPESFRGVTATNKSISGLTVQGGRLHSMSQPQSTSIRDGFATFYAGPVNSPWIGYFGGDYDATDRLTLGLYGSRLKDAWDQKYAAASYILPLSDQMALTGSVNYYNATDEGKKLLGKFDNDIWSVKVALKYGSHTFALSHQRNQGDDDFDYLRQSDSIYVANSIQYSDFNSPKERSWMATYNLDMSNFGVPGLSFMTRYGKGTDADYSNANSTYMRRDSDGNPLKDQKRWERDIEAKYVVQTGTLKDLSLRLRQATTRATAFESDLDEVRLIVEYPISVL, from the coding sequence ATGACTCACCTTAGAAAAATGTCCCTCGCGGTTTTCTCGACGCTCGCGAGCGTCACGCCTGTTGCCGGTTTTGCAGAGGAGCAAAAAGAAGGGTTTATCGACGGCAGCACGTTCAACGTTCTAAGCCGCACCTTTTATATGAACCGTGATAGCCGTAAAGGGCAATCGACTGCTACCGGGAACGGCTATTCCGAAGCAACGGCGCAAGGCTTTATCGCCAAATTCGAATCCGGCTTTACACAAGGTACATTCGGCGTGGGGGTCGATGCTTTTGCGTTGATGGGGATCAAGCTTGATACCGGCGGAGGCCGAAACGGATTTCGGAGTTCTTTCGACGTTCTGCCTGTCGATAACGACGGCGAGGCCGAGGACGAATACACCAAGCTGGGTGGCTCCGTGAAGGCACGGGCGTTCGACACGGTGGTTAACGTCGGCGATGTATTCCCGTCGACCCCGGTCGTATCCTTTGGTGATTCGCGTGTCCTTCCCGAAAGTTTTAGGGGTGTCACAGCCACGAACAAAAGCATCAGCGGGTTGACCGTTCAAGGCGGTCGACTTCATTCGATGAGTCAGCCCCAGTCAACTTCAATCCGCGACGGCTTCGCTACGTTCTACGCGGGTCCGGTCAACTCTCCATGGATTGGTTACTTCGGTGGTGACTATGATGCAACCGATCGGCTGACCCTGGGCCTGTACGGAAGCCGCCTGAAAGATGCGTGGGACCAGAAGTACGCCGCTGCCTCCTACATACTTCCCCTTTCCGATCAAATGGCTTTGACCGGTAGCGTCAACTACTACAACGCAACCGACGAAGGCAAGAAGCTCCTCGGTAAGTTCGACAACGATATCTGGAGCGTGAAGGTCGCCCTGAAATATGGCTCGCACACTTTCGCATTGTCGCACCAACGCAATCAGGGCGATGACGACTTTGACTACCTGAGACAGTCAGACTCGATCTACGTCGCCAACTCCATTCAATACAGCGACTTCAACTCGCCGAAAGAAAGGTCCTGGATGGCGACGTACAACCTGGACATGAGCAACTTTGGAGTGCCGGGTCTCTCGTTCATGACCCGCTATGGCAAGGGTACAGATGCGGACTACTCCAATGCCAACAGCACCTACATGCGACGAGACTCGGACGGGAATCCGCTCAAAGATCAAAAACGCTGGGAGCGGGATATCGAAGCAAAATACGTCGTCCAGACCGGCACCTTGAAAGATCTGTCACTGCGCCTGCGCCAGGCAACCACAAGGGCTACCGCATTTGAGTCGGACCTTGACGAGGTGAGGCTGATCGTCGAATACCCTATCAGCGTCCTCTGA
- the serA gene encoding phosphoglycerate dehydrogenase, with protein MSKTSLDKSKIKFLLLEGVHQSAVDVLKAAGYTSIEYHTKSLPEAELKEKIADAHFIGIRSRTQLTEELFDCAKKLVAVGCFCIGTNQVDLNAARERGIAVFNAPYSNTRSVAELVLAEAILLLRGIPEKNASCHRGGWIKSAANSFEIRGKKLGIVGYGSIGTQLSVLAEGLGMQVYFYDTLTKLPLGNATQVSSLNELLGMSDIVTLHVPETNETQWMIGEKEIRTMKKGAILINAARGTVVELDALADAIKDKHLIGAAIDVFPVEPRSNDDVFESPLRGLDNVILTPHIGGSTAEAQANIGLEVAEKLVKYSDNGTSVSSVNFPEVALPAHPGKHRLLHIHQNIPGVLMEINKVFAENGINISGQFLQTNEKVGYVVIDVDAESSDLAQEKLQHIKGTIRSRVLF; from the coding sequence ATGAGCAAGACTTCCCTCGACAAGAGCAAGATCAAGTTCCTTCTTCTCGAAGGCGTCCACCAGTCCGCGGTCGACGTCCTCAAGGCCGCCGGTTACACCAGCATTGAGTACCACACCAAGTCGCTGCCGGAAGCCGAACTGAAGGAAAAGATTGCCGACGCTCATTTCATCGGTATTCGTTCCCGCACCCAACTGACTGAAGAACTGTTCGATTGCGCCAAGAAACTGGTCGCGGTCGGCTGCTTCTGCATCGGTACCAACCAGGTTGACCTGAACGCAGCCCGCGAGCGCGGCATCGCTGTGTTCAATGCCCCTTACTCCAACACCCGTTCGGTGGCGGAGCTGGTGCTGGCCGAGGCCATCCTGCTGCTGCGCGGTATCCCGGAGAAGAACGCTTCCTGCCATCGCGGTGGCTGGATCAAGAGCGCGGCCAACTCGTTCGAGATTCGTGGCAAGAAGCTCGGCATTGTCGGTTACGGCTCGATCGGCACTCAGCTGTCGGTCCTGGCTGAAGGCCTGGGCATGCAGGTGTACTTCTACGACACCCTGACCAAGCTGCCGCTGGGCAACGCCACTCAGGTGTCCAGCCTGAACGAGCTGCTGGGTATGTCAGACATCGTCACCCTGCACGTTCCGGAAACCAACGAAACCCAGTGGATGATCGGCGAGAAAGAAATTCGCACGATGAAGAAGGGCGCCATCCTGATCAACGCGGCGCGCGGCACGGTGGTCGAGCTCGACGCCCTGGCTGACGCGATCAAGGACAAGCACCTGATCGGCGCGGCCATCGACGTGTTCCCGGTCGAGCCACGCTCCAACGACGACGTGTTCGAGAGCCCGCTGCGCGGCCTGGACAACGTGATCCTGACCCCGCACATCGGCGGCTCGACCGCTGAAGCCCAGGCCAACATCGGTCTGGAAGTGGCAGAGAAACTGGTCAAGTACAGCGATAACGGTACGTCGGTCTCCTCCGTCAACTTCCCGGAAGTGGCCCTGCCGGCTCACCCTGGCAAGCACCGCCTGCTGCACATCCACCAGAACATCCCGGGCGTGCTGATGGAGATCAACAAGGTCTTCGCCGAAAACGGCATCAACATCTCCGGTCAGTTCCTGCAGACCAACGAGAAAGTCGGTTACGTGGTGATCGACGTCGACGCCGAGTCTTCCGATCTGGCGCAAGAAAAGCTGCAGCACATCAAAGGCACCATCCGCAGCCGCGTTCTGTTTTAA
- a CDS encoding FAD-binding oxidoreductase, producing the protein MTHPALIDELKTLVEPGKVLTDADSLETYGKDWTKHFAPAPTAIVFPKTTEQVQAIVRWANERKVALVPSGGRTGLSAAAVAANGEVVVNFDYMNQVLELNLTDRTAICQPGVVTKQLQNLAEENGLYYPVDFASSGSSNIGGNIGTNAGGIKVIRYGMTRNWVAGLKVVTGKGDLLELNKDLIKNATGYDMRQLFIGAEGTLGFVVEATMRLDRAPKNLTAMVLGTTDFNAIMPVLHAFQSKLDLTAFEFFSDKALAKVMARGDVPSPFDTECPFYALLEFEATTEEVANHALETFEHCVEQGWVLDGVMSQSDQQLQNLWKLREYISETISHFTPYKNDISVTVSKVPAFLAEVDAIVGQHYPDFEIVWFGHIGDGNLHLNILKPENLSKDEFFAKCATVNKWVFEIVQKYNGSISAEHGVGMTKRDYLHYSRSPVEIEYMKAVKAVFDPNGIMNPGKIFAV; encoded by the coding sequence ATGACCCATCCTGCGCTGATAGATGAGCTGAAGACCCTGGTTGAGCCCGGCAAGGTCCTGACCGACGCCGATTCCCTCGAAACCTACGGCAAGGACTGGACCAAGCATTTCGCCCCTGCACCTACCGCCATCGTCTTTCCCAAGACCACCGAACAGGTGCAGGCCATCGTCCGCTGGGCCAATGAACGCAAGGTCGCGCTGGTCCCGTCAGGTGGCCGCACCGGCTTGTCCGCCGCCGCCGTTGCCGCCAATGGTGAGGTGGTCGTCAACTTCGATTACATGAATCAGGTGCTCGAACTCAACCTGACAGACCGCACTGCCATCTGCCAGCCAGGCGTGGTCACCAAGCAGCTGCAGAATCTCGCCGAAGAAAACGGCTTGTATTACCCGGTGGACTTCGCGTCGTCAGGCTCCAGCAATATCGGCGGCAACATCGGCACCAACGCCGGCGGGATCAAAGTGATTCGCTACGGCATGACCCGCAACTGGGTCGCTGGCCTCAAGGTGGTCACCGGCAAGGGTGACCTGCTCGAACTGAACAAAGACCTCATCAAAAACGCCACCGGCTACGACATGCGTCAGCTGTTCATTGGCGCCGAAGGCACGCTGGGGTTCGTGGTCGAGGCGACCATGCGTCTGGACCGCGCGCCGAAAAACCTCACCGCGATGGTCCTCGGTACCACCGATTTCAACGCCATCATGCCGGTGCTGCACGCGTTCCAGAGCAAGCTGGACCTGACCGCATTCGAGTTCTTCTCGGACAAGGCGCTGGCCAAGGTCATGGCCCGCGGTGACGTACCGTCCCCGTTCGACACCGAATGCCCGTTCTACGCACTGCTGGAATTCGAAGCGACCACCGAAGAAGTGGCTAACCACGCGCTGGAAACCTTTGAGCACTGTGTCGAGCAGGGCTGGGTGCTGGATGGCGTGATGAGCCAGAGCGACCAGCAGTTACAGAATCTGTGGAAACTGCGCGAATACATTTCTGAAACCATCTCCCACTTCACGCCGTACAAGAACGACATCTCGGTCACCGTTTCGAAAGTCCCGGCGTTTCTCGCTGAAGTGGACGCGATCGTTGGCCAGCATTACCCGGATTTCGAAATCGTCTGGTTCGGCCACATCGGCGACGGCAACCTGCACCTGAACATCCTCAAGCCGGAAAACCTGAGCAAGGACGAGTTCTTTGCCAAGTGCGCGACGGTGAACAAGTGGGTGTTCGAGATCGTGCAGAAGTACAACGGCTCGATCTCCGCGGAGCACGGCGTCGGTATGACCAAGCGTGACTACCTGCACTACAGCCGGTCGCCGGTGGAAATCGAATACATGAAGGCCGTCAAGGCGGTGTTCGACCCGAACGGCATCATGAACCCCGGCAAAATCTTCGCGGTGTAA
- a CDS encoding fumarylacetoacetate hydrolase family protein has product MSYQHKYVDGTKVHFPLGKVVCIGRNYAEHAKELDNPVPTEPLLFIKPGSCVVGIEGGFSIPQDRGSVHYEAEIVVLIGKPLSKNPSREEVLDAISGFAPGLDLTLRDVQSKLKEKGLPWEIAKSFDGAAVIAPFVSADAYPDLTDIAIRLTINGEVRQDGNSSHMLNPIVPMIQHMASQFSLQAGDLIMTGTPAGVGPFNVGDEIVLELTGQSRFESDVR; this is encoded by the coding sequence ATGAGCTATCAGCACAAGTACGTCGACGGCACCAAGGTTCACTTTCCGCTCGGTAAAGTCGTGTGCATCGGCCGCAATTACGCCGAGCACGCCAAGGAACTGGACAACCCGGTACCGACCGAGCCATTGCTGTTCATCAAACCGGGCAGCTGCGTGGTCGGGATCGAGGGTGGCTTCAGCATTCCTCAGGACCGGGGTTCGGTGCACTACGAAGCCGAGATCGTCGTGCTGATCGGCAAGCCGCTGAGCAAGAACCCGAGCCGCGAAGAAGTCCTCGACGCGATTTCCGGATTCGCCCCGGGCCTGGACCTGACGCTGCGCGACGTGCAGTCGAAGCTGAAAGAGAAAGGCCTGCCGTGGGAAATCGCCAAGTCGTTCGACGGCGCGGCGGTCATTGCGCCGTTCGTATCCGCCGACGCCTATCCCGACCTCACTGACATCGCCATCCGCCTGACCATCAACGGCGAAGTCCGCCAGGACGGCAACAGCAGCCACATGCTCAACCCGATCGTGCCGATGATCCAGCACATGGCCTCGCAGTTCTCGCTGCAGGCCGGTGACCTGATCATGACCGGCACGCCCGCAGGCGTAGGACCGTTCAACGTAGGCGATGAGATCGTGCTGGAGCTGACAGGCCAGAGCCGTTTCGAAAGCGACGTACGCTGA
- a CDS encoding cation diffusion facilitator family transporter: protein MSSGHSHGQVRAGHEKMLFMALLLTTGFMIAEVIGAWITGSLALLSDAAHMFTDSAALGISLLAFQIAKRPADRNRTFGYARFEILASSVNAILLFFVAIYILYEAYQRLLTPAPIQSVGMLVIATLGLVVNLISMRMLGSASGESLNVKGAYLEVWSDMLGSIGVIVAAVVIWFTGWAWVDSLVAAGIGLWVLPRTWTLLRESMNVLLEGVPNGIELKEVEQNILAVEGVKAIHDLHVWSVTSGKNVMSVHVVIAQASRNGQEILANVTTSVSQGFEIHHCTIQLEHDGFHDDEHSAEGHEHHA from the coding sequence ATGAGCTCAGGTCACAGCCACGGCCAAGTGCGCGCAGGCCATGAAAAAATGCTTTTCATGGCGCTTCTTCTCACGACAGGTTTCATGATCGCCGAGGTCATAGGCGCCTGGATCACAGGAAGTCTCGCGCTCCTGTCTGATGCCGCACACATGTTCACTGACTCGGCTGCTTTAGGTATCTCGCTGTTAGCGTTCCAGATTGCCAAGCGACCCGCCGACCGAAATCGAACATTTGGTTATGCGAGGTTTGAAATCCTCGCCTCTTCAGTCAATGCCATTCTGCTGTTCTTCGTCGCCATCTACATCTTGTACGAGGCCTACCAAAGACTCCTAACGCCAGCTCCCATCCAGTCGGTCGGCATGCTGGTCATTGCCACGCTGGGGCTCGTCGTCAATCTGATCTCCATGCGGATGCTGGGAAGTGCCAGCGGAGAAAGTCTGAATGTAAAGGGGGCCTATCTGGAGGTCTGGAGTGACATGCTCGGCTCGATCGGCGTGATCGTAGCGGCTGTCGTCATCTGGTTCACCGGGTGGGCCTGGGTGGACTCACTCGTGGCAGCCGGTATCGGACTCTGGGTGCTGCCAAGAACCTGGACGCTTCTACGCGAAAGCATGAACGTACTGTTGGAGGGTGTGCCCAACGGCATTGAGCTCAAAGAGGTTGAGCAAAACATTCTGGCGGTCGAGGGTGTAAAGGCGATCCATGATCTCCATGTGTGGTCAGTCACCAGCGGAAAGAACGTCATGAGCGTGCATGTGGTGATAGCGCAGGCGTCCCGGAACGGGCAGGAAATCCTGGCCAACGTGACCACCTCTGTCAGCCAGGGCTTCGAAATCCACCACTGCACCATTCAGCTCGAACATGATGGCTTCCATGATGACGAGCACAGCGCAGAAGGGCATGAACACCACGCATGA
- a CDS encoding DUF2790 domain-containing protein codes for MRIAKSLIFALAILSPVASYAFANDDSVANTIIKEHQEVVSRYAAKENKPVPAIVEYKYGMKLDIAKVVRVSPEARVCKVMPKLMTYEDAKGELNTLQYQVMSGCRGKN; via the coding sequence ATGCGCATTGCCAAATCATTGATTTTTGCCCTTGCAATCCTTTCGCCCGTCGCTTCTTACGCCTTTGCGAATGATGACTCGGTGGCGAATACCATCATCAAAGAGCATCAGGAAGTTGTCAGTCGGTATGCCGCTAAAGAAAACAAACCGGTGCCAGCTATTGTTGAGTATAAATATGGGATGAAGCTGGATATTGCGAAAGTCGTCCGGGTTTCCCCGGAGGCGAGGGTGTGTAAGGTGATGCCTAAGCTAATGACCTACGAAGACGCCAAGGGTGAGTTAAACACGTTGCAATACCAGGTCATGAGCGGTTGCCGAGGCAAAAATTGA